In the Burkholderia cenocepacia genome, one interval contains:
- a CDS encoding cache domain-containing protein produces MRLKAKIFLLAIVPFLLAIAGIGFGVRQQATSLARTQHATIQAAYLSSKEVELKHYVELATSAIMPLYDASGRNARDDALLRTQALAMLQKMDFGPDGYFFVYDLHGNSLMHPREPERVGHNFWSMRDPQGALTIQKLIGAASHGGGYVRYAWQRPSTGRVAPKLGYVVALERWGWMVGTGIYLDDVDTALQRIDARASANIERTMSWLTAIALTGAAAIAVCALVLNVSESRSADAKLKLLAQRVVESQEQERARLSRELHDGISQMMVSAKLMLESALARFERGTSRVPEAEQALASGVGRLGDTLREVRRISHALRPSMLDDLGLAAALEQLVRELGAESGIDIGYTQVAHSGTQPLPEAVNTALFRIAQEALSNIVHHARASRAAVTLDVGAHAVTLTIADNGCGFDAERSQADARRGIGLRNMRERLDALGGTLTITSQVGHTIVAASVPLPGAA; encoded by the coding sequence ATGAGACTCAAGGCAAAGATCTTCCTTCTGGCCATCGTGCCGTTCCTGCTCGCGATCGCCGGCATCGGCTTCGGCGTGCGCCAGCAGGCGACGTCGCTCGCGCGCACGCAGCACGCGACGATCCAGGCTGCGTACCTGTCGAGCAAGGAAGTCGAGCTGAAACACTACGTCGAGCTCGCGACGAGCGCGATCATGCCGCTCTACGACGCGAGCGGCCGCAATGCGCGCGACGATGCACTGCTGCGCACGCAGGCGCTCGCGATGCTGCAGAAGATGGATTTCGGCCCCGACGGCTATTTCTTCGTGTACGACCTGCACGGCAATTCGCTGATGCATCCGCGCGAGCCGGAGCGCGTCGGCCACAACTTCTGGTCGATGCGCGACCCGCAGGGCGCGCTGACGATCCAGAAGCTGATCGGCGCGGCGTCGCACGGCGGCGGCTACGTGCGCTACGCCTGGCAGCGGCCGTCGACGGGCCGCGTCGCGCCGAAGCTCGGCTATGTCGTCGCGCTCGAGCGCTGGGGCTGGATGGTCGGCACCGGCATCTATCTCGACGACGTCGACACCGCGCTGCAGCGCATCGACGCGCGCGCGTCCGCGAACATCGAACGCACGATGAGCTGGCTCACCGCGATCGCGCTCACCGGCGCGGCGGCGATCGCCGTATGCGCGCTGGTGCTGAACGTCAGCGAGTCGCGCAGCGCCGATGCGAAGCTCAAGCTGCTCGCGCAGCGCGTCGTCGAATCGCAGGAGCAGGAGCGCGCGCGGCTGTCGCGCGAACTGCACGACGGGATCAGCCAGATGATGGTGTCCGCGAAGCTGATGCTCGAATCGGCGCTCGCACGCTTCGAGCGCGGCACGTCCCGCGTGCCCGAAGCCGAGCAGGCGCTCGCGTCGGGCGTCGGGCGGCTCGGCGACACGCTGCGCGAAGTCCGGCGCATCTCGCATGCGCTACGGCCATCGATGCTCGACGATCTCGGCCTCGCGGCCGCGCTCGAGCAACTCGTGCGTGAACTCGGCGCCGAAAGCGGCATCGACATCGGCTATACGCAGGTCGCGCACAGCGGCACGCAGCCGCTGCCCGAAGCCGTCAACACCGCGCTGTTCCGGATTGCACAGGAAGCGCTCAGCAACATCGTGCATCATGCGCGGGCGTCGCGCGCGGCCGTCACGCTCGACGTCGGCGCGCACGCCGTCACGCTGACGATCGCCGACAACGGCTGCGGCTTCGACGCCGAACGCTCGCAGGCCGACGCGCGCCGCGGCATCGGCCTGCGCAACATGCGCGAACGCCTCGACGCACTCGGCGGCACGCTGACGATCACGTCGCAGGTCGGCCACACGATCGTCGCCGCGAGCGTGCCGCTGCCCGGCGCGGCGTGA
- a CDS encoding response regulator: MSAPDTARPAAARLLLVDDHPLVRDGLRMRLEAADLSVVGEAGNADEALALAESLEPDLALMDVGMNGMNGITLAGVFHERFPGIRVLMLSMHDNIEYVTQAVRAGASGYLLKDSPASEIVRAIGAVLAGQTFFSEGLAARMIQASATASPLDRLTPRERDILDALAEGLSSKQIAQQTGLSVRTVETHRLNLKRKLEIEGQAELIKFAVEHRRR; this comes from the coding sequence ATGAGCGCCCCCGATACCGCCCGGCCCGCCGCTGCCCGATTGCTGCTCGTCGACGATCACCCGCTCGTGCGCGACGGCTTGCGGATGCGGCTCGAAGCGGCCGACCTGTCGGTGGTCGGCGAGGCCGGCAACGCGGACGAGGCGCTCGCGCTCGCCGAGTCGCTCGAGCCCGATCTCGCGCTGATGGACGTCGGCATGAACGGAATGAACGGCATCACGCTCGCGGGCGTGTTCCACGAGCGGTTTCCGGGCATCCGCGTGCTGATGCTGTCGATGCACGACAACATCGAATACGTGACGCAGGCAGTACGCGCCGGCGCGAGCGGCTACCTGCTGAAGGATTCGCCCGCGAGCGAGATCGTCCGCGCGATCGGCGCGGTGCTGGCCGGGCAGACGTTCTTCAGCGAAGGGCTGGCCGCGCGGATGATCCAGGCCAGCGCGACCGCGTCGCCGCTGGACCGCTTGACGCCGCGCGAGCGCGACATCCTCGACGCGCTGGCCGAAGGGCTGTCGAGCAAGCAGATCGCGCAACAGACGGGGCTGTCGGTGCGCACGGTCGAGACGCATCGGCTCAACCTGAAGCGCAAGCTGGAGATCGAAGGGCAGGCCGAGCTGATCAAGTTCGCGGTCGAGCATCGGCGGCGATAG
- a CDS encoding phospholipid-binding protein MlaC: MKRHLFAFVAAAAVSVSAFAQSAPVDVVRTAVEGTVNAMKADPAARGGDMAKITQVVEQRFLPVTNFERTTRIAVGDAWKQATPQQQQELYKQFRLLMTRTYAASLAQLGNQDAKFSFKPGGASGADALVQSTVTTPGDSQSVGYRLGKVGNDWKIYDIDMSGAWLIQVYQGQFKSQLATGGIDGLIAYLQKHNSRTN; this comes from the coding sequence ATGAAACGTCATCTGTTTGCTTTCGTCGCGGCGGCCGCCGTGTCGGTTTCCGCTTTCGCGCAGAGCGCGCCGGTCGATGTCGTCCGCACGGCGGTCGAGGGTACCGTCAATGCGATGAAGGCCGATCCGGCCGCGCGCGGCGGCGACATGGCGAAGATCACGCAGGTCGTCGAGCAGCGCTTCCTGCCTGTGACCAACTTCGAGCGCACGACCCGCATCGCGGTCGGCGACGCGTGGAAGCAGGCCACGCCGCAACAGCAACAGGAGCTGTACAAGCAGTTCCGCTTGCTGATGACGCGCACCTACGCCGCGTCGCTCGCGCAGCTCGGCAACCAGGACGCGAAGTTCTCGTTCAAGCCGGGCGGCGCGTCGGGCGCGGACGCGCTCGTGCAGTCGACGGTGACGACGCCGGGCGACAGCCAGTCGGTCGGCTATCGTCTCGGCAAGGTCGGCAACGACTGGAAGATCTACGACATCGACATGTCGGGCGCGTGGCTGATCCAGGTCTATCAGGGTCAATTCAAGAGCCAGCTCGCGACGGGCGGGATCGACGGCCTGATCGCGTATCTGCAGAAACACAATTCGCGGACGAACTGA
- a CDS encoding MMPL family transporter has protein sequence MVTSLIVRLVAWSVRRPVWVVVLSLVIAAFSGVYVAQHFKINTDISKLVDAEPQWAALSKAVDNAFPQRNGTILAVVEAPAPEFATAAAHALTEALRKDADAGRIGPVAEPGGGPFFEHNGLLFLSPQEVSDTTAQLASARPLVNELAKNPSLTGLATTLSTTLGQPLLTGQVKLPAMAKLLARSAATVDDVLAGKPAAFSWRALVDNDAARQPARAFVTVQPVVNYGALKAGAATSQVIRDAARSLDLEKRYGAAVRLTGEQPLADDEFASVEDGAALNGVLTLLAVLVILWLALRSKRMIGSVLVTLFVGLVVTAALGLAMVGSLNMISVAFMVLFVGLGVDFSIQYGVKYREERFRDERIDHALIGAAHSMGMPLALATAAVAASFFSFIPTAYRGVSELGLIAGVGMFVALLTTLTLLPALLRLFAPPGESKTPGFPWLAPVDDYLDRHRKPILIGTLAVVIGALPLLAFLHFDFNPLHLKDPNSESMATLLALKDSPEAAVNDVTLLAPSLAQAEAAAKRLDALPEVGRTTTLSTFIPADQPAKRAAIATAASELLPALTQPAAPPATDAQRVAALKRVSDLLGYAAEDHPGPGAAAAQHLSASLAKLAAADSATRDRAERAFSDTLRIALNQLAALLQPQDITRESLPPQIVRDWVAPDGHALVQISPKVPKGVDPNDDTMLRRFAKAVKAAEPGATGGPISILHSADTIINAFLHAALWSIISITVLLWVTLRRFGDVLRTLVPLLVSGIVTLEMCVVLGMSLNFANIIALPLMLGVGVAFKVYFVMAWRAGQTGLLHSSLTHAVLFSAATTATAFGSLWLSHHPGTSSMGKLLALALTCTLIGAVVFQPVLMGKPRVKRAKNQSQGINE, from the coding sequence ATGGTGACATCTCTCATCGTCCGACTCGTTGCGTGGTCGGTGCGCCGCCCCGTCTGGGTCGTCGTCCTGTCGCTCGTCATCGCCGCCTTCAGCGGCGTCTACGTCGCGCAGCATTTCAAGATCAACACCGACATCAGCAAGCTCGTCGATGCGGAGCCGCAATGGGCCGCACTGAGCAAGGCGGTCGACAACGCGTTCCCGCAACGCAACGGCACGATCCTCGCCGTCGTCGAGGCACCCGCGCCCGAATTCGCGACTGCCGCCGCGCATGCGCTCACCGAAGCGCTGCGCAAGGACGCCGATGCCGGCCGTATCGGCCCGGTCGCCGAACCGGGCGGCGGGCCGTTCTTCGAGCACAACGGGCTGCTGTTCCTGTCGCCGCAGGAGGTCTCCGATACGACCGCGCAGCTCGCGAGCGCCCGCCCGCTCGTCAACGAACTCGCGAAGAACCCGAGCCTCACCGGGCTCGCCACCACGCTGTCCACCACGCTCGGCCAGCCGCTGCTGACCGGCCAGGTGAAGCTGCCCGCGATGGCGAAGCTGCTCGCGCGCAGCGCCGCGACGGTCGACGACGTGCTGGCCGGCAAGCCGGCCGCGTTTTCGTGGCGCGCGCTGGTCGACAACGACGCGGCGCGGCAGCCCGCGCGCGCGTTCGTCACCGTGCAACCGGTGGTCAACTACGGCGCGCTGAAGGCCGGCGCGGCAACGAGCCAGGTGATCCGCGACGCGGCCCGTTCGCTCGACCTCGAAAAGCGCTACGGCGCGGCCGTGCGCCTGACCGGCGAGCAGCCGCTCGCCGACGACGAATTCGCGTCGGTGGAAGACGGCGCCGCGCTCAACGGCGTGCTCACGCTGCTCGCCGTGCTCGTGATCCTGTGGCTTGCGCTGCGCTCGAAGCGGATGATCGGCTCGGTGCTCGTCACGCTGTTCGTCGGCCTCGTCGTGACGGCCGCGCTCGGCCTCGCGATGGTCGGCTCGCTGAACATGATCTCGGTCGCGTTCATGGTGCTGTTCGTCGGCCTCGGCGTCGATTTCTCGATCCAGTACGGCGTGAAGTACCGCGAGGAGCGCTTCCGCGACGAGCGCATCGATCACGCGCTGATCGGCGCCGCGCATTCGATGGGCATGCCGCTCGCGCTGGCCACCGCGGCCGTCGCGGCGAGCTTCTTCTCGTTCATCCCGACCGCGTATCGCGGCGTGTCCGAGCTCGGCCTGATCGCGGGCGTCGGGATGTTCGTCGCGCTGCTGACCACGCTCACGCTGCTGCCCGCGCTGCTGCGCCTGTTCGCGCCGCCGGGCGAATCGAAGACGCCGGGCTTCCCGTGGCTCGCGCCGGTCGACGATTACCTCGATCGCCATCGCAAGCCGATCCTGATCGGCACGCTCGCGGTCGTGATCGGCGCGCTGCCGCTGCTCGCTTTCCTGCATTTCGACTTCAACCCGCTGCACCTGAAGGACCCGAACAGCGAATCGATGGCGACGCTGCTCGCGCTGAAAGATTCGCCGGAAGCCGCCGTCAACGACGTCACGCTGCTCGCGCCGTCGCTCGCGCAGGCCGAGGCGGCCGCGAAGCGGCTCGACGCGCTGCCCGAAGTCGGCCGCACGACCACGCTGTCGACCTTCATCCCGGCCGACCAGCCGGCCAAGCGTGCGGCGATCGCCACGGCCGCGAGCGAACTGCTGCCCGCGCTGACGCAGCCGGCCGCGCCGCCCGCGACCGACGCGCAACGCGTGGCCGCGCTCAAGCGCGTGTCCGACCTGCTGGGCTATGCAGCCGAAGATCACCCTGGCCCGGGCGCCGCGGCCGCGCAGCATCTGTCCGCGTCGCTCGCGAAGCTCGCCGCCGCCGACAGCGCGACGCGCGACCGGGCCGAGCGCGCGTTCTCCGATACGCTGCGCATCGCGCTCAACCAGCTCGCCGCGCTGCTGCAGCCGCAGGACATCACGCGCGAATCGCTGCCGCCGCAGATCGTGCGCGACTGGGTCGCGCCGGACGGCCACGCGCTCGTGCAGATCTCGCCGAAGGTGCCGAAGGGCGTCGATCCGAACGACGACACGATGCTGCGCCGTTTCGCCAAGGCCGTGAAGGCCGCGGAACCGGGTGCGACCGGCGGGCCGATCTCGATCCTGCATTCGGCCGACACGATCATCAACGCGTTCCTGCATGCGGCGCTGTGGTCGATCATCTCGATCACGGTCCTGCTGTGGGTCACGCTGCGCCGCTTCGGCGACGTGCTGCGCACGCTGGTGCCGCTGCTCGTGTCGGGCATCGTGACGCTCGAGATGTGCGTCGTGCTCGGCATGTCGCTGAACTTCGCGAACATCATTGCGCTGCCGCTGATGCTCGGCGTCGGCGTCGCGTTCAAGGTGTATTTCGTGATGGCGTGGCGCGCGGGGCAGACGGGGCTGCTGCATTCGAGCCTTACGCACGCCGTGCTGTTCAGCGCCGCGACGACAGCGACCGCCTTCGGCAGCCTGTGGCTGTCGCACCATCCGGGCACGTCGAGCATGGGCAAGCTGCTCGCGCTGGCCCTGACCTGTACGCTGATCGGCGCCGTGGTGTTCCAGCCCGTCCTGATGGGCAAACCGCGCGTCAAACGCGCCAAGAACCAATCGCAAGGAATCAATGAATAA
- a CDS encoding VacJ family lipoprotein, with translation MNKVRIIAATVAASAMLTGCATGPNRNPNDPLEPMNRAMYKFNDTVDTNIAQPIAKGYQKVTPTPVRTAISNFFSNLGDLGNMANNLLQLRITDATQDLMRVAMNSLFGVAGLIDIATPAGLPKHHQDFGLTMARWGMPSGPYLVLPVFGPSTIRDGVGRAVDVRFNLLNYIEPAARNPMYIAQFISARSDLLGATDLLKQAALDPYSFVRDAYLQQRKSLTYHGQSASAAAPNYAEPGEAGAVPAATPTTPGGLPNYEDPGESGGASGAAPNNAPAAPGLPQYDDPGADSAMPASAPAAAPVAASAAAPAAASAGATTAPAANGAPIAPAMPTLPASRPAAQ, from the coding sequence ATGAATAAGGTGCGAATCATTGCGGCGACCGTCGCCGCCAGCGCGATGCTGACCGGCTGCGCGACGGGACCGAACCGCAACCCCAACGACCCGCTCGAACCGATGAACCGGGCGATGTACAAGTTCAACGACACGGTCGACACGAACATCGCCCAGCCGATCGCGAAGGGCTACCAGAAAGTCACGCCGACGCCGGTGCGCACCGCGATCAGCAACTTCTTCTCGAACCTCGGCGATCTCGGCAACATGGCCAACAACCTGCTGCAGTTGCGCATCACCGATGCGACGCAGGATCTGATGCGCGTGGCGATGAACTCGCTGTTCGGCGTCGCCGGCCTGATCGACATTGCGACGCCGGCCGGGCTGCCGAAGCATCACCAGGATTTCGGGCTGACGATGGCGCGCTGGGGCATGCCGTCCGGCCCGTACCTCGTGCTGCCGGTGTTCGGGCCGAGCACGATCCGCGACGGCGTCGGCCGCGCGGTGGACGTGCGCTTCAACCTGCTGAACTACATCGAGCCGGCCGCGCGCAATCCGATGTACATCGCGCAGTTCATCAGCGCACGCTCGGACCTGCTCGGCGCGACCGACCTGCTGAAGCAGGCCGCGCTCGATCCGTATTCGTTCGTGCGCGACGCGTACCTGCAGCAGCGCAAGTCGCTCACGTATCACGGCCAGTCGGCATCGGCCGCCGCGCCGAACTACGCGGAGCCGGGTGAAGCCGGCGCGGTGCCGGCGGCCACGCCGACCACGCCGGGCGGCTTGCCGAACTATGAGGATCCGGGCGAGTCGGGCGGCGCATCGGGCGCGGCGCCGAACAACGCGCCGGCCGCGCCGGGGTTGCCGCAATACGACGATCCGGGTGCGGATAGTGCGATGCCGGCGAGTGCGCCTGCTGCTGCGCCGGTCGCTGCGTCGGCTGCTGCACCTGCAGCTGCGTCGGCCGGTGCGACGACGGCGCCGGCTGCCAATGGCGCGCCGATCGCGCCGGCGATGCCGACGCTGCCCGCGAGCCGTCCCGCCGCGCAGTAA
- a CDS encoding phosphorylase: MATTQHDGVLPVIAVTGMAFEARIARGDGVEAVFAARADRLERALTEATSRGCAGIVSFGTAGGLAPDLAPGALVIANAIDGPFGRVETDAGWSTRLVAALHDTPVWARVTRGTIAAVGAPVVSEQDKAALHHAKGALAVDMESHIAAAFAAARGVPFAVCRAIVDPAWRTLPSAATAGLRDDGSTAILPILRELLKQPSQLGPLLQVASDARAARTTLIQARHAFGRAGAMRIV; encoded by the coding sequence GTGGCGACGACGCAGCACGACGGCGTATTGCCCGTCATCGCGGTGACCGGTATGGCGTTCGAGGCGCGCATCGCGCGCGGCGACGGCGTCGAGGCCGTGTTCGCCGCGCGGGCCGACCGGCTCGAGCGGGCGCTGACCGAGGCGACTTCGCGCGGTTGCGCGGGCATCGTCAGCTTCGGCACGGCGGGCGGGCTCGCACCGGATCTTGCGCCCGGTGCGCTCGTGATCGCGAACGCGATCGACGGGCCGTTCGGTCGCGTGGAGACCGACGCGGGCTGGAGCACGCGGCTCGTCGCCGCGCTGCACGACACGCCGGTGTGGGCGCGCGTCACGCGCGGCACGATCGCGGCCGTCGGCGCGCCGGTCGTCAGCGAACAGGACAAGGCGGCGCTGCATCACGCGAAGGGCGCGCTGGCCGTCGACATGGAGTCGCATATCGCGGCGGCCTTCGCGGCCGCACGCGGCGTGCCGTTCGCGGTGTGCCGCGCGATCGTCGATCCGGCGTGGCGCACGCTGCCGAGCGCAGCGACGGCCGGCCTGCGCGACGACGGCAGCACGGCGATCCTGCCGATCCTGCGCGAACTGCTGAAGCAGCCGTCGCAGCTCGGGCCGCTGCTGCAAGTTGCCAGCGATGCGCGCGCAGCGCGCACGACGCTGATTCAGGCACGGCATGCGTTCGGACGGGCGGGCGCGATGCGGATCGTTTGA
- the hpnE gene encoding hydroxysqualene dehydroxylase HpnE, translating to MPRTVHVIGAGLAGLSAAVELQRRGRRIVLHDAHAHAGGRCRSWFDGTLNTTLDSGLHTVFAGQPATQRYLRAIGAFDQLAGPALAEFPVVDVASQQRWTLRFGNGRWPSWLFDAASRAPGTTPLDYLALAPLAFARTGRSLAQTMRCDGVLWDRWLRPFFLGVLNIEPRHASAELARAALCGAFAAGGPGCRPLVARRGLGSAFVEPALRMLQYGGAQIRLNSRLDAFEFGAHGNAVDAVSIGGERIDLAPGDAVVLAVPPEVAQPLVPELAAPDTFSAAVTAYFAVDASTGNPLQTTVVNGVVDAVRTGDGLLAATIRDAGRWLDMPRDTLARRIWEDVARVSGANPETIPAWQLVVEPRAGFAAVPSQEMKRPAVRTRWTNLVLAGDWIATGLPATIEGAIRSGQLAADVLQTQ from the coding sequence ATGCCCAGAACCGTCCACGTGATCGGCGCAGGACTCGCGGGCCTGTCGGCCGCGGTCGAGTTGCAACGTCGCGGGCGTCGCATCGTGTTGCACGACGCGCATGCACACGCGGGCGGCCGCTGCCGCTCGTGGTTCGACGGGACGCTGAACACGACGCTCGACAGCGGGCTGCATACGGTTTTCGCGGGGCAGCCCGCGACGCAGCGCTACCTGCGCGCGATCGGCGCGTTCGATCAACTCGCGGGGCCCGCGCTGGCTGAATTCCCGGTCGTGGACGTCGCGTCGCAGCAGCGCTGGACGCTGCGCTTCGGCAACGGTCGCTGGCCGTCGTGGCTGTTCGATGCCGCGTCGCGCGCGCCGGGCACGACGCCGCTCGACTACCTCGCGCTCGCCCCGCTCGCGTTCGCCCGCACGGGCCGCTCGCTCGCGCAGACGATGCGATGCGACGGCGTGCTGTGGGATCGCTGGCTGCGGCCGTTTTTCCTCGGGGTGCTGAATATCGAGCCGCGCCACGCGAGCGCCGAGCTCGCGCGCGCCGCGCTGTGCGGCGCGTTTGCCGCGGGCGGCCCCGGCTGCCGCCCGCTCGTCGCGCGTCGCGGGCTCGGCAGCGCGTTCGTCGAACCGGCGCTGCGGATGCTGCAGTACGGCGGCGCGCAGATCCGCCTGAATTCGCGGCTCGACGCGTTCGAATTCGGCGCGCACGGCAATGCGGTCGATGCGGTGTCGATCGGCGGCGAGCGCATCGATCTCGCGCCGGGCGACGCGGTCGTGCTGGCCGTGCCGCCCGAGGTCGCGCAGCCGCTCGTGCCCGAACTCGCGGCGCCCGACACGTTCAGCGCGGCCGTGACCGCGTATTTCGCGGTCGACGCGTCGACCGGCAATCCGCTGCAGACGACCGTCGTCAACGGCGTCGTCGATGCGGTGCGGACCGGCGACGGGCTGCTCGCGGCGACGATCCGCGATGCGGGCCGCTGGCTCGACATGCCGCGCGACACGCTCGCGCGGCGCATCTGGGAAGACGTCGCGCGCGTGAGTGGCGCGAACCCGGAAACCATTCCCGCGTGGCAGCTCGTCGTCGAGCCGCGCGCGGGCTTTGCGGCGGTGCCGTCGCAGGAAATGAAACGTCCGGCCGTGCGTACGCGCTGGACCAATCTTGTACTCGCGGGCGACTGGATTGCCACCGGCTTGCCCGCCACGATCGAGGGCGCGATCCGTTCCGGCCAGCTGGCCGCGGACGTGCTCCAGACGCAATAA
- the hpnD gene encoding presqualene diphosphate synthase HpnD, with product MAVSHSVVDEQETDAAAVTSGSSFYLAMRILPAVQRDAMFQVYAFCRAVDDIADSDLPRAERNAGLNRWRADIDACFAGRPPRHLVALDREIRAFNLQRDDFHAMIDGMAMDAAEDICAPDEPTLDLFCDRVASAAGRLSVRIFGMPEAEGITLSHHLGRALQLTNILRDIDDDAAINRCYLPRELLAREGIAITDPATIVRDPALPRVCATLVERALEHFRQADAVMDTCPRAQVKAPRIMSGAYRCILEAAIARGFAAPRAPLRKPKARMLMIAARYALF from the coding sequence TTGGCCGTTTCCCATTCCGTCGTGGACGAACAAGAAACCGACGCCGCTGCCGTCACATCGGGCAGTTCTTTCTATCTGGCGATGCGCATCCTGCCGGCCGTGCAGCGCGATGCGATGTTCCAGGTCTACGCGTTTTGCCGCGCGGTCGACGACATCGCCGACAGCGACCTGCCGCGCGCCGAGCGCAACGCGGGCTTGAATCGCTGGCGCGCGGACATCGACGCCTGCTTCGCCGGTCGCCCGCCGCGCCACCTGGTCGCGCTCGATCGCGAGATTCGCGCGTTCAACCTGCAGCGCGACGATTTCCACGCGATGATCGACGGGATGGCGATGGATGCGGCCGAAGATATCTGCGCGCCCGACGAGCCGACGCTCGACCTCTTCTGCGATCGCGTGGCGAGCGCGGCCGGCCGGCTGTCGGTGAGGATCTTCGGGATGCCGGAAGCCGAAGGGATCACGCTGTCGCACCACCTGGGCCGCGCGCTGCAACTGACGAACATCCTGCGCGACATCGACGACGACGCGGCGATCAACCGGTGCTACCTGCCGCGCGAGCTGCTCGCGCGCGAGGGCATCGCGATCACCGATCCGGCGACGATCGTGCGCGATCCGGCGCTGCCGCGCGTGTGCGCGACGCTCGTCGAGCGTGCGCTCGAGCACTTCCGCCAGGCCGACGCGGTGATGGACACCTGTCCGCGTGCGCAGGTGAAGGCGCCGCGCATCATGTCGGGCGCGTATCGCTGCATTCTCGAGGCCGCGATCGCACGCGGCTTTGCCGCGCCGCGCGCGCCGCTGCGCAAGCCGAAGGCGCGCATGCTGATGATCGCCGCGCGCTACGCGCTGTTCTGA
- a CDS encoding alpha/beta fold hydrolase, producing METNDTANPQSDHPVFVLVHGAWHGAWCYAHLAAALAARGYLSIARDLPAHGIHARFPASYLARPLDKDAFGAEPSPVANTTLDDYATQVMQAVDDAYALGHGKVVLVGHSMGGLAITAAAERAPEKIAKIVYLAAFMPASGVPGLDYVRAPENKGELLGPLMLASPRVAGALRVDPHSGDAAYRELMKRALYEDVPQADFDAVANLMSCDVPAAPFATAIPTTAARWGAIDRHYVKCLQDRVILPALQQRFIDEADAFAPGNPTHVHQLDSSHSPFVSQPAVLAGVLADIAKS from the coding sequence ATGGAGACGAACGACACCGCCAACCCGCAGTCCGATCATCCCGTTTTCGTGCTCGTGCACGGCGCGTGGCATGGCGCGTGGTGCTACGCCCACCTGGCGGCCGCGCTGGCCGCGCGCGGCTACCTGTCGATCGCGCGCGACCTGCCCGCGCACGGCATCCATGCGCGCTTTCCCGCGTCGTACCTCGCCCGGCCGCTCGACAAGGACGCGTTCGGCGCCGAGCCGTCGCCGGTCGCGAACACGACGCTCGACGATTACGCGACGCAGGTGATGCAGGCCGTCGACGACGCATACGCGCTCGGCCACGGCAAGGTCGTGCTGGTCGGGCACAGCATGGGCGGCCTCGCGATCACGGCGGCCGCCGAACGTGCGCCGGAAAAGATCGCGAAGATCGTCTATCTCGCGGCCTTCATGCCCGCGTCGGGCGTGCCGGGTCTCGACTACGTGCGCGCGCCGGAAAACAAGGGCGAGCTGCTCGGCCCGCTGATGCTCGCGAGCCCGCGCGTGGCCGGTGCGCTGCGCGTCGATCCGCACAGCGGCGATGCCGCGTATCGCGAACTGATGAAGCGCGCGCTGTACGAAGACGTGCCGCAGGCCGACTTCGATGCGGTCGCGAACCTGATGAGCTGCGACGTGCCGGCCGCGCCGTTCGCAACCGCGATCCCGACGACCGCCGCCCGCTGGGGTGCGATCGACCGTCACTACGTCAAGTGCCTGCAGGATCGCGTGATCCTGCCCGCGCTGCAGCAGCGCTTCATCGACGAAGCCGACGCATTCGCGCCCGGCAACCCGACCCACGTACACCAGCTCGACAGCAGCCATTCGCCGTTCGTGTCGCAGCCGGCCGTGCTGGCCGGCGTGCTCGCCGACATCGCGAAAAGCTGA